One window of the Pelmatolapia mariae isolate MD_Pm_ZW linkage group LG15, Pm_UMD_F_2, whole genome shotgun sequence genome contains the following:
- the her6 gene encoding hairy-related 6 encodes MPADMMEKTSSSPVAATPASMNTTPDKPKTASEHRKSSKPIMEKRRRARINESLGQLKTLILDALKKDSSRHSKLEKADILEMTVKHLRNLQRAQMTAALNTDPTVLGKYRAGFSECMNEVTRFLSTCEGVNTEVRTRLLGHLANCMTQINAMNYPSQHQHQHQLPSTAGPTHPSFGQSMVQIPNSSPQVLPMNPVSCKGGSSPASLPSDATKVYGGFQIVPATDGQFAFLIPNAAFAPNGPVIPVYANNVSTPVPVPAAVSPGAPSGNTDSVWRPW; translated from the exons ATGCCTGCCGATATGATGGAAAAAACCTCCTCCTCTCCGGTTGCTGCAACCCCGGCAAGCATGAACACAACTCCCGATAAACCCAAGACAGCCTCTGAGCACAGAAAG TCGTCAAAGCCAATTAtggaaaagagaagaagagccAGAATCAACGAGAGCTTGGGGCAGCTGAAAACTCTCATCCTGGATGCTCTCAAAAAAGAT AGCTCCAGACACTCCAAACTGGAGAAGGCGGACATCCTGGAGATGACTGTGAAGCATCTCCGGAACCTCCAGAGGGCTCAAATGACCG cTGCCCTGAACACCGACCCCACTGTCTTGGGAAAATATCGTGCCGGATTCAGTGAGTGCATGAATGAAGTGACCCGGTTCCTGTCCACCTGCGAAGGTGTCAACACCGAAGTCAGGACGCGACTCCTCGGCCACTTGGCCAACTGCATGACCCAGATCAATGCCATGAATTATCCCAGCCAGCATCAGCACCAACATCAGCTCCCTTCCACCGCCGGGCCAACACATCCCTCCTTCGGCCAGTCCATGGTGCAAATCCCCAACTCGTCCCCACAGGTCCTGCCCATGAACCCGGTATCCTGTAAAGGTGGCTCCTCACCGGCCAGTTTACCCTCAGACGCCACCAAAGTGTACGGCGGTTTCCAGATCGTGCCTGCCACAGACGGACAGTTTGCGTTCCTCATACCCAACGCGGCATTTGCGCCAAACGGCCCCGTTATTCCCGTGTACGCCAACAATGTCAGCACGCCCGTGCCCGTTCCGGCCGCGGTGTCTCCCGGAGCCCCGTCTGGCAACACGGATTCAGTGTGGCGACCTTGGTGA